From Sporocytophaga myxococcoides, one genomic window encodes:
- a CDS encoding helix-turn-helix domain-containing protein — protein MDTFGKKLRECREVKELSQNELAKLIEAHHSIIGKYERDEVKPTIDVVKKMAQVLNTTVGYLLGETKQQDVLKDPKMLKRINDIENLPAKDKECLLLTIDNFIKATKLNSL, from the coding sequence ATGGATACTTTTGGTAAAAAACTACGAGAGTGCAGAGAGGTTAAAGAGCTTTCCCAAAATGAGCTTGCAAAGCTAATTGAAGCACACCACTCTATTATTGGCAAGTATGAACGTGATGAAGTAAAACCAACTATTGATGTAGTTAAAAAAATGGCTCAGGTCTTGAATACGACTGTTGGCTATTTACTAGGAGAGACTAAACAGCAGGATGTTTTAAAAGATCCTAAAATGTTAAAGCGTATTAATGATATTGAAAATCTTCCTGCAAAGGACAAAGAATGTCTTCTGCTTACAATTGATAACTTTATTAAAGCTACTAAATTAAATTCCTTATAA